A window of the Lolium perenne isolate Kyuss_39 chromosome 7, Kyuss_2.0, whole genome shotgun sequence genome harbors these coding sequences:
- the LOC127303838 gene encoding uncharacterized protein: protein MKKSPAVGPSTPVPPSASHPTPQPSPPQADPSPPPAANTPPEIIPVSSGHLEEEDPKAKSPAQEEAETQGQGDAEVTSEKAGEGAGDIVVFPKNFGDPADTTSTPKAYATKFFNKLTEAEKWELEQDLLNAMLNNAWGKPDSRTSEIQDFKKNIGQFCDQLICKQKEQQALHYELHETIACSAALLRVGRKISGPRRMRMRNRLNNCVRPRLVSTFFVINQIPTSNLLLTYIIIGASSSLATASTELENLRSSYQELETKLKEAELKREQAEKQLAEKNSEHIREKGELELKKNADSETIRRQQKELNGLRKFMETAEQHWDLLNENILEPLGYPEQRRNLFPRDDLLQLAGDDCKDLISASRKICHNLNIKRSRTCDVRKLIGKMDVLRSW from the exons atgaagaaatctccggctgttggtccctctactccagttccacccagcgcttcccacccaactcctcaaccgtcgcctcctcaggctgacccatctcccccgcctgccgcaaacactccaccggagataattccggttagcagcgggcacctggaggaagaagatcccaaggccaaaagccctgcccaagaagaggcggaaacacaaggccaaggagatgcggaagtcacttccgagaaggctggagagggcgctggcgacatagtcgtttttccgaagaacttcggagatccggcggacaccacttccacccccaaggcgtatgccaccaagttttttaacaagctgactgaggcggagaagtgggaacttgaacaagacctgctcaacgccatgctgaacaacgcctgggggaagccggattccaggacatcggagatccaggacttcaagaaaaacattggccagttctgcgatcaacttatctgcaagcaaaag gaacagcaggcgctgcactacgagctgcacGAGACCATTgcctgcagcgccgcgttactacgagtcgggcggaaaatatccggaccacgaaggatgagaatgcggaatcGGCTAAACAACTGcgtacgcccaaggttggtttccaccttcttcgttattaaccaaattccgacttcaaatttgctgttaacgtatattattataggcgcatcctcctcccttgcaacagcttcgactgaacttgagaacctgcgctcctcgtaccaagaattggagacgaagctaaaggaggcggaacttaagagggagcaggccgaaaagcagctggcggagaaaaactccgagcatatcagggagaagggcgagctggagctgaaaaagaatgctgacagcgagaccatcaggaggcagcaaaaggagctcaacggactccggaaattcatggagacagcggagcagcactgggacttgctcaatgagaacatcttgg agccgcttgggtacccggaacagcgccggaatttgttcccacgagacgatcttctgcaactcgcgggtgatgactgcaaggatctcatctccgcctcccgcaaaatatgccataatttgaacatcaaaaggagccgcacttgtgacgtgcgcaagcttattgGTAAGATGGACGTTCTGCGGAGCTGGTGA